The Electrophorus electricus isolate fEleEle1 chromosome 8, fEleEle1.pri, whole genome shotgun sequence genome contains the following window.
CAACATGTAGCTTAACTGAAAAGATTATTCTGCAACTGAAGATAGTGAAAATAAGTGTATTTAATGTCCTGGAAGGATCCCACATGTAATGTTTTATGGCCAATTGGTTCTGACAGCCTCTTCTACAGCCTGAGTTGTGGTATATGTAGATTTTCATCttatatttagattttcatCTATACATgtcattataaaataaaatacttgtTTAAGAAGCCAATTGTTGCAAGCTTGCCCTTGAGATTTTGTTCCTCGCTATTGGGCCTGTGCAGACAACACTAACTCAACCCTAAATACGTGAGATCTGCCTACACAGGGCGCATGTGGGTTTGTCCAGGTCCAGACTTGAGTCTGCAGTCAGCTCAAACTCCAGAATGGTGGTCTGGGCCCAGTGAGAGCTACTGAGTGCTGGGCCCGTGCGGGTTTATGTGGGTATGCCCAAGCTCATATTACTTACAGCCTGCCAGTACGGGCATGTTTGCTGCAGTACTATAGTGTTGCATAATATTAAGCTTTTAGTGGTCTCAACAGCGAATAAATGGAAATCTTTTGAACACATAGATGTTTGAATGttatatcaaaacattttggGTTTGTCCCATTTTTTTTCGCAGGAGTGTACTACTGTGAATAGTCTGTTCTAGAAACATGTTATACTGCTAATTCTCTAATGCAGAACaactaaatgttttgtttttgtttttttgttttttgtttgtttgtttgttgttgtttgtgtgtgtgtgtgtgtgtgtgtttgtgtgtgtgtgtgtgtgtgtgtgtgtgtagacctcTTTGGTGAGAGCTATGAGTAGTATTAATTAGGCTTCTGTTACTAATTGGTAAAGAGTCTGTATGGTCTATCACTCCATGAGTCAACAGATTCAGGTCAGGTCTTATGGTGCCTGTGTGGATTGTAGAGAAGCATGAATAGAATTATATCAAATGAACACATAGTTAGAGGCTGCTGCCAAAGTGATATGagaatttatttacattagtCTCCCTGCACTTTTGATTTTGATCAAGAGGCAACTTATGGTAATAGCATGTGCCACAGGCCAAGGTTCCATCCCTGTGTCCTTAAAAGTTGCTGAGGGTTTcaaattcattttgtttctcaGTTTAAGCCCTGTACAAATTAGATCAGAGGATGTGACTGTGCTGCCCTACATTTTTATCATAATATGGACACACTCTTCCTGGattcatattacatttaaatcataATATGACAACATTTTTGCTGGATTCATATAACCTTTACATATGGAAGTGATAGAGGAACTGCATGTAGCTTGGTAGATGAAGACTAATGCAGTAGTAGTCTATGGGTTTTATAGATGAATAATGGAAGAGGAACAATGTAAACATTACTATGCACTACATAACCATTTAAGAAGACAAACTGGATATACTTGTTTATGAATAATTTGTAAAAATACTTTTCATAACCATTTTAATAAACCATTTCATAACTTGCAGGTTAACACTGTGGGTGAGAGATGTTTGACAAGGCTACAAAGAGGCTTGTCCGCCAGATCGATCCGGATGGTTCTCTGTTCGCTGTTTCCAGACTAACTGATTCAGAAAAACTGAAGCCACTGGCTGTGGTCATTAAGTGTCCACCTGTGTGGTTTTGGCAGACAGCCAAATACAGACCCTCAGTGTTCACCCTAAATGACCTGCTACAGGGTGAGCCCATTCAGCCAGGtagccaagcacacacacacacacacacacacacacacacacacacacatacacacacacacacgcatgcacgcaagACGCTATAGGATACCAGGGTTTTTGGACAAATGTATTTGTGGAGGCCTTAGGGGAGGAAACCACTTCATCTTGACACACTGAACATTGGATCATTATGTTGATTTGAACAAGCAGTGAAAGTCTGAAATTTGTCAAGTTTGTCAAACATTGTACTATTCTTCAGGCATTAATAATAACCAGTAAGATTTCAGTCAAATCAATTCCATCCTGTAGGAGATCCACACCTTTGTAGAATACTACTTTTAGAATTGTGCTACTGGTCAGGTTTGGGGTAAACAGGTAGCAGTCAAGTTCCCAGTTAACTATGTTGTGGGACATCCTTGACATCCTTTAAACAGTACAATAAGATTTCATATTAAAGGTTAGTAGGAAAGTGTGAAGCAAGAGTTCCTGTCATTAAACCTTCAGTAAACAAAAGAGCTTTACTGCCCATCTCAGTCCCAGTCTCCAGGTTTCATCCTCTTAAGGCTGCTTGGTCACATCAGAGACCAGAAGCCAAATTGaatatttgtgcttttattCATACTTTTACTATATAACCAAACACATCTAGTGATATTATCTTTCTTGCTTTAACAATATGAAGTGCTATATACCTTTACATCTGTTTCAGTATTTCCACTGCAGTggtatatttgaatatttattttagtatatGTGGCCCAGTAGAGAGCACAGCCCACCAATGAATGCCCCAGCACAGACCGTCTGCTCTTAGTACAGTAACAATTTACAGAACGCACAGTCATATAGTTGcttgtgctttttttaaaaactgaatttctttGCATGTCTCTGTTATATCAGTGCTGGAGCAAACTGAGCTGTTGACATATGAGGAGAAGCATAAATGTAACAAAGATGCATCTCTGGAGGCAGGAGGAAGTGCACTCAAGGTGTCTACACAGGGCAGTGGAGTGTCTGCACTGTCCTCCTCTCTTGGGACACTTTGTAAAGAAAACGTGAACATACAAAAACTCCTAGAGGACTCCAAAGACAGGTTGTAGCTACACTGTGTGacaaatggccaccctcctggcgtccatgttgtcatggtttccctgtcgtctgttttcctgcactccctggttctgCACCTTAgcttcgttttctctgcccctcatctgttccttcattccagtctgtgttttggttctcccagttcctatgttcacctaTGGGAAATGTTATACACTGGCACTAAGAaatttcatgtcattttattGACACACTGAAATATGACCAAGcagcaaaatgtttatttcttttgtttcctcTTAGTCACTGAAAAGGGATATGTAGTCAAATAAAATCATCTTTATTTGTagagcacatttaaaaacaacagaagtTGATCGAAACTGCTTTCTGTCTAAGGTAGCTGGTTTAACAATAAATAAGGAATAAAAGTCaatacaaaagcaaaagaaaacattataaaaataaatgcacaagaagtgaatgaaataccaaaaaaacaaaaacatgatacTAAGGTAAAATTGAGGCAAAATTGATTGTTAAAGGCAAAACACAGTAAATtgattgaaaataaaataaataaataattaaaaaattgaaACGCGTAACATGACAGAAACCTTAGACTgacctaaaaacaaaaacaataggTGGGTCTTTACATTTGACttgtaacatatataacatacatgtgatttgtaacatttgttgcatttaacttgtaacatacaaaggttTTGGCCCAGATGATgctgtgcagtctcttgtcatcttAAAGATAGACTATTGCTGTTGGGATGGGAGAGATGGACAGGCAGGAGGGTGCTGCAGAAGAGGGGATTGGAGGTGAGGAGGGTTGGGCAATCATGGTACCTCATCACCTTTATATCTGTATACAAAAAAATGAACTGTATGACATTACTAATGAAAAGGAAATGAGAATAATGAGATCAATGTCCCCATAAAGGGGGGGCAAGATTACTGGCAAGGGCATAAAAAAAAGGTAGATTACTGCAGCtcacttgctggtcttcctctacaggccatcagacctctacagatgattcagaatgcagcagcacaactagTGTTCAAGAGCATCTTCTAGATGcccaaaatgtaaatgtaaatgggttttaagttagggttaggggaaCTAAATATAATTActtccattttattttcatttagatgATGAGAGTTCCTTGTTATCCAGCATTTGATGTCATCTAGAGTGTTAAAAAGGTTCTCCAGTGTGCAAGTGCTGtcagatagaaaaaaaaatggtgttATCCACATTACCAGGATACAGAATATTGTATTTTTCTAACGTACAGTCAAGGGGAAGCATatataatggggggggggggggggggggggggaaatggcCCTAGGATTTTTGGATGACGTATTTGATGGGAGCAGGGAAAAGGAACAGTTTCCTTATTTGACAGAAAAGTTCTGTCACTCAGGTAGGAGGTTAACCATTCTAACCCTGGGCCCTGCAGATCAACTTTACtttccaaatgttttaaaataatatcatGGTTGattgtgtcaaatgctgcatAGCCAGTCAGTAATGGGGGCAGAATAGTGcctgtgcttttttaaaaaggccctGCTTGCTCTCTCCTTGTTTTGCTATCTTACTTACTGCTTCTACCTGTTCTGCATCTgctttcagtctttctctctgttcttatCTTCTCCATCCTGTTCCCTGCTCATTTTTTGAGTGCTCTCTCACAACTGTCATTAGAAAAAGTTAATCTTTTGTGGAATTacattcatataaatattttaaacacatatatacatatatacataccaAATTCCTTTGTGACAAAACaatatgtaattttgttttagcATCATCAGTTCATGCTAGCTCGAAAGCAAAAGATGGTAAAATTAATATTAgataagaaataaatattgtttatggTTATATGgttttatttctcattttacaagCTTGTGTTATCTAGTTAGCAGGGCTCAATAGCTAATTCTTTTGTTTTAGTGGTCTAATATGTGTTGTTGGTAGGTTAAATGGTTATGTGTCTAATGATAAAATGTCTGTTATAATTACTTTGTGTTCTGCATGGCTGTCTTACTTTTAAAAACTAGCATATCTTGATTTCTAATGCTAGCTTCATGTATTGAACTGAGAAATTGAAAGAAACTGGCTCTCACTGATAGTGTTAGCCACTCAGGTGTTTGGAAAGATGCTGGGTTATTATCGGAAATGTAGTACCTGTAGTGAATTTGCATGGTGCTAATGTTTGTGTCATGCAGTTCTGCTCAGCAGTCTGGGTTAAAACATAAAGCATTATGGCTTTCATACTGACTTTTTACCCCAATGATTATAGTGGGGTATGGAAACATGGTGCCCCATTAAACTTGGTGTAGTAATACCCCTGGCTTAATGGTATACCTTGTGGAAGCATAAAGATATGTTAATGCAAATACTGTTTGCATGTAGTCCTAAACATAAGATGACTGACTGTGTTACTACGTCTTCTTCACACCCTTATTTTGCATATGCTAATAGGTGTCCTATTGGCATATGCTTTTAGCATGTCCACACCCCTGATATAATAACAGGGATGTTGTTGGACTGGAGTAGTATCTGAGGACAGTTATTTCACAGCTCTATGGTCATTATCATTTAGTGTGCCACCTGGAAACATGTCTGTACATGGGTTTATAATGCTGTTTGGCTTGTAGTGTGATTGATTCCTTGTTTGGATTGGTTATTCAGGAAGGTAGACCTTAAGCATCCTCTGCTGGGCAAATCCAAATCCAAGAAGATGTTCACTCTAGTGATGGAGCGCATTTTTACCACTGCAACTTGCAGAATTGAGTACAGTGGTCTGGAGGAAGGCAGCTGCAGCGGCATGCTGAAATCCCTGAAGATTGGCACAGCAGAGGTAAGACTCTGTATGGGTGTATAAATGAATGGAGTGAGAGTCAGTATGGGTGTATATAGGAATAGAGTGGACCAGCAATTGCGTTTtgcatttataatatttttgtatttgtataagatttttatttttgtatgaatgTGCCTTCAGCTGAGTCTGAAAGAGAGTGGAAGTCTACATTTTGATACAGATGTTGCTATGgatatacccccccacacagtTATGGCTTACAGTGTCAGAAAACTGAACATCAAAAGTAACGGACAATACGGTTAGTTTGTGTACTCaccatttaaatttattttaatatataggCTACCATAAGACTATAGCATTGTACAGACTACTGTTTTGTCTGCGCCTACATagtatatggtgtgtgtgtgtgtgtgtcttcagatGTTAGAGTGTGGCCAGATGGAATAGAGGCAGATGAACTCACTGAGCCTGAGCTTCCAGGTTACATTGAGGAAGAAGTGGATGGCTTATTGCCCCTTCCAAAAATACAGGATGAGTCCTCTTCACTAAGTGCTCTCaagacaggtgtgtgagagtatgcgtatgagggtgtgtgcgtgtgtgtgtgtgcgtgtgtgtgtgtgcgtgtgtgtgtgtgcgtgtgtgtgtgtgcgtgtgtgtgtgtgcgtgtgcgtgtgtgcgtgtgcgtgtgcgtgtgtgcgtgtgcgtgtgtgcgtgtgcgtgtgtgtgtgtgcgtgtgtgtgtgtgcgtgtgtgtgtgtgcgtgtgtgtgtgtgtaaatagcaGAACTAAATTTTCCTCTTCCCCTTCAGTACCTTCAGGCTTTGCAGGATTCATGTCAATCAAGTGCCTCTTTCTGTgtaacacacataaacaagatTTATattaaagtatgtgtgtgtgtgtgtgtgtgtgtgtgtgtgtgtgtgtgtgtgtgtgtgcgtgtgtgtgtgtgcgtgtgtgtgtgcgtgtgtgcgtgtgcgtgtgcgtgcgcgtgtgcgcgtgcgtgtgcgcgtgtgcgcgcgtgtgtgtgtgtgtgtgtgtgtgtgtgtgtgtgtgtgcgtgtgcgtgtgtgcgtgtgcgtgtgtgtgtgtgcgtgtgtgtgtgtgcgtgtgtgtgtgtgcgtgtgtgtgtgtgtaaatagcaGAACTAAATTTTCCTCTTCCCCTTCAGTACCTTCAGGCTTTGCAGGATTCATGTCAATCAAGTGCCTCTTTCTGTgtaacacacataaacaagatTTATattaaagtatgtgtgtgtgtgtgtgtgtgtgtgtgtgtgtgtgtgcgtgtgtgtgtgtgcgtgtgtgtgtgcgtgtgtgcgtgtgcgtgtgcgtgcgcgtgtgcgcgtgcgtgtgcgcgtgtgcgcgcgtgtgtgtgtgtgtgtgtgtgtgtgtgcgtgtgtgtgcgtgtgcgtgtgtgcgtgtgcgtgtgtgtgtgtgcgtgtgtgtgtgtgcgtgtgtgtgtgtgcgtgtgtgtgtgtgtaaatagcaGAACTAAATTTTCCTCTTCCCCTTCAGTACCTTCAGGCTTTGCAGGATTCATGTCAATC
Protein-coding sequences here:
- the gsdmea gene encoding gasdermin-E, coding for MFDKATKRLVRQIDPDGSLFAVSRLTDSEKLKPLAVVIKCPPVWFWQTAKYRPSVFTLNDLLQGEPIQPVLEQTELLTYEEKHKCNKDASLEAGGSALKVSTQGSGVSALSSSLGTLCKENVNIQKLLEDSKDRKVDLKHPLLGKSKSKKMFTLVMERIFTTATCRIEYSGLEEGSCSGMLKSLKIGTAELSLKESGSLHFDTDVAMDIPPHTVMAYSVRKLNIKSNGQYDVRVWPDGIEADELTEPELPGYIEEEVDGLLPLPKIQDESSSLSALKTELEEVKAHLCVLAHLSHQTHSSLLLQIRKILLDRELLSTLEDKLDELVYGDALCPFQTHFSDSSDTFIDTFLDLLQPKTTSENSLSTESLSTSLKLSKQNQAALTALYFLMSAAMGLTDDGLILLESFCSSQVLTELNDFVNLLTDDSQPVLFTSLPAPLQNEDMLRRVEQLFSSSNVVLKIEAGKLWTETTCNSGHLPYILCTIIHGLAYLSDTQK